From the Chloroflexota bacterium genome, the window ACGGTGCAAGCCGGCACCGAGACGGCGCTGCGTACTGCCGAAGCCGCCGAGGATGATGCGAGCGAGGCGTATGCCGCGTTAGCGTCGAGCGAAACTTCACAAACCAGCGCCGCGCAAGTGCGCGCGATGCAAACGGAAGAAAAAGCGCATAGCAAGGTGCTGAATGAGATGGCGCAACCGCAGGCGCGGCTCGACGCCATCACCAAAAGAGAAAAGTGGCACGTGCGCGGCGGTGGCTGGATCGGGCAGGCGATTTACGGGATGAATGATGGGCTGGGTTCGGTGTTTGGCGTTGTCGCTGGGGTGGCGGGCGCGACGAACGCGAGCGCGCAGTTCGTCATCGTCAGCGGGCTTGCCGCGGTCGTCGCGAACGCGATCTCGATGGGTGCGGGCGCGTATCTCGCGACCAAGTCCGAGCGCGAGGTGTACGAAGCAGAGATCGCGCGCGAACGCAAGGAACTCGAAAATGATCCGGAGCAAGAGCGCGAAGAGATGGCATTGTTCTACGAGCTGAAAGGGTTTACATCGGACGAGGCGCGGACGCTGGCGTCGCGCATGGCGGAGAACCCGGAACAAATGCTCAAGACACTCGCGTCGGAAGAACTGGGTCTATCGGCGGACACGTTTCCGGATCCGTGGCGCGAAGGAACGAGCGCGGGCGTGTTCACGGCGATTGGCGCGTTCATTCCGATTGTGCCATTCTTTTTCGCGGATGGCTTGGGCGCGGTGATCGCATCGTTTGTGATTTCGTCGCTCGCGTATTTCGTCGTCGGCGCATCCAAGGTGCTTGTGACCGGGGGGCGCTGGTTCCGCAGCGGCATCGAGATGTTCCTGGTCGGTCTCGGCGTCGGCATTGTCACGTACTTTATCGGGACGCTGTTTCAGTTGGAGATCAAGTAGAGGTTGGAAGTTGGAGGTTGGAGATTGGAAAGACCGGACGCGGCGCGCGTGCGGTCTTTT encodes:
- a CDS encoding VIT1/CCC1 transporter family protein → MENGKSEKLIRSLHAAWRQEMSSAKMYRDLARRARSEQHRDILTRMAEAEERHAEKFAARMQELGSAPLEFRESFIARARRWVTVQAGTETALRTAEAAEDDASEAYAALASSETSQTSAAQVRAMQTEEKAHSKVLNEMAQPQARLDAITKREKWHVRGGGWIGQAIYGMNDGLGSVFGVVAGVAGATNASAQFVIVSGLAAVVANAISMGAGAYLATKSEREVYEAEIARERKELENDPEQEREEMALFYELKGFTSDEARTLASRMAENPEQMLKTLASEELGLSADTFPDPWREGTSAGVFTAIGAFIPIVPFFFADGLGAVIASFVISSLAYFVVGASKVLVTGGRWFRSGIEMFLVGLGVGIVTYFIGTLFQLEIK